In the Lepidochelys kempii isolate rLepKem1 chromosome 4, rLepKem1.hap2, whole genome shotgun sequence genome, ggggggacagtggggtggcagggggaggagggcttcatggagctgggggagaacagggcgatggggagggagggaggagctgcggggggtgggacggggtggcaggggagggggctctgtggagctgggggggcaggacgGAGGGATGGGgtagcagggggagggggctccgCAGAGCTCGGGGAGCACAGGGGGATGTGGAGGAAGGGTCTCTacggagctgggggggtgggatggggcagcagggggagggggctctggggctggggcagtgggggcaggCTGTAGCTGCCTCTCCCTGGGGCATCCATCCTGCCCCACTCACTGCTGTCTGCTGGGCTGCTCTCGTGCCCTGTGGGCCCTGTTCGCTGGCTGCGGGGGGCTGGGCCCATCGCTGTCCCCGTCTCACTGCCGTGCGTCCCCCGCAGATCCCGTGGTCGACACGATGGGTTTGCCCTACAGCAGCTTCGACCACTCCCGTGCTCACTACTACCGCTTCGACGAGCACGTCTCCCTGTGCCTGGAGCGGCAGAGGTCAGTGGGGCGGTGCCCGTGGCAGGGGCTCAGCAGATGGGGTCACTGAACCCTGCCCAGGACTGGGGGTGACGACGTGCCTCTCGATGCTGATCCACAGTTCCCTGctctccagccctgggcttccctcccagtgcccccagctctgcccggaTCCCTCCGTGCCTGCTCTGAAACCCACGCACACCACAGCCATGCAGCCAGCGCTGGGGTGGGACTCGCCTGTTTAATAGCCCCCAGCTGCCCGCGGGAGTCCTGGCTCCATGGAGGCTGTGCTGGGGCCTTAGGGAGACCGAGGGGGATTCCGGAGTGAGACTTTGCCCAGAGCGCCAGGGTTAATGCGACCTCTGGGGAGGGGCCGGAGGACGGAGGTACTGGGCCTGGGGTCGGGCTCCGGGTTTACATGGGGTTCGGGAGGCGGAACGGCCAGCAGTCCAGCACCCCATAGCAcgcagtgggggagaggggagagcgccccctgctgggtaTGAGCTCTGTCCATCCCAAAGCCCCAGCCTCGGGACTGGCTGCAAAGGCAGCTCTGGTCTGCCCGGCCCATGGACCCCTCCCTGGTGAAGTTGGCAGGTGGCCCTAAGgtcggggcaggggggagcgGTGAGGGCAGGTCTGTCACAGAGCAAGCTGGTCGCGTGGCAGGCTGGGCACAAGCACCAGGGTGAAAGGGACAAAGGCCGCAGGCCGTCCGTACCGGCGGGGCTcgtggtgggtgggtggctgaCTGCCACGCTGTGGCCAGAAGGCGAATGCCGTCCTGAGCTGTGTAAACGGGGGATGTCGAGCAGGAGCCGAGGGGTGATTTTCTGGGGTGGctgctgctgggatcctgtgtcTGGCTCTGGTGCCCACAGGTCAAGAGGGACGTTGAGAACttggagggggtggagaagagccGTGGGAGCGATGGAAGGGTTAGAAACCTGCCCTGGAGTGAGAGACGCAGGGAGCCTGGTCGAGTTAAAGAGAAGGGTCAGGGTGGCTGGGTCCCCGTCTGTCGGCACCTACGCGTGGAGCAGAAATGTGGCGGTCCAGGGCCCTTCGGCCTGGCAGAGGACAGGCTAACACGTGCTGGGGGCTGGAAGCTGAGGCTAGCCACGTTCAGACGGGACGTGAAGCCCACATGCTGGCCGGGAGGGGAGTGACCCACGAGCCGTTTCCGCAGGGAGGGTCAGGGCTGGTGTGTCTCTAAGATGCGGCTCCTGTTCGAGCAGGAGCAGTGCAGGGTGGTCTGGCCTGTGTTCCCCGGGGCCGACGAGGGGAGCGCAGGGTCCCATCTGGCCGGGGGGTGTCTGCGGCtaggggctctggggtgtggggtGGAAGCGATGAGGCTGGGTTTAGGAGCTCCCAGGGGGAGGTGCTGTGAAGAGGGCCAGGCAGTGCCCATGTTGCACCCGCCCTGTGGGCACTAGGTGTTTGCCCCTGGCAGGGTttgcccctggccaggccagcacGCCCAGCTCTCATGGGCCGTCCCCTCtggtctctccccagctccagcaAAGAGAAGAACAAGACTGGTCTGCAGGTAAggccaggcagggggtggctcCCCGCGTGCGCAGACATGGTGCCGTCTGCTGGCAGCCGGGGGCACCACGAGCCTGCCTGGCTCCCACGGGGGCGCTGGGGCCAGCACGCTGGGGGCCGGGGGCCAGTGTTTCCTGCCTTCTCTCAGCCGTCTGGGAGCAGGCCGGTGAGGACACTGGCTCCTCTCAGCCAGGTCCTCGTCCCCCAGCTGGCCAGGGCCTGGCTCTCCCCCCAGCTGTCCGGCTCCCTTGCGGGGGTTGGACTGGGAGCTTGACCTGCCAGCGCTGTGCGAGGCCCCCACAGCCCCGGGATCCTGTCTTGCTATCTCGGGGGGCTGGAGGCAGTGGCCAGGCCCCttgccaggggtggggggagggcagcctGGGTAGCTCCTTCCACTGATGCTTCCTGTGTCCCCCATCGGACCCACACCCCTGGGCTGGGCATCGGCGTGTCCCAATTCCTGCTGGGTCCATGCCAGGgatgccccctgcccctggcccaaAGGGGGCTgtgccagcccagagccctgcccagGAAACACTGCACCAGGGTAGGGACgggggggtggcctgggggggAGCGAGGTGCagcgctgggggtgggaggtggtcagggggagccctggggggtCTGTGTGGAGTAGCCAGGGCATGGAGGGGCGGGCTGgcggtgtgtgcagggggggctggccgggggatgcgtgctgggggagtgggggccaggggctggctgggggaggtgcaggggggctggcctggggagcgggggggggccgTGGGTGGCCGGGGGGTGCGTGCTGGGAGTCGCCGGGGGGTgcgtgctgggggggcaggggctggccgggggaggtgcactctggggggggggctggtcagGGGGTGCgtgctgggggagcgggggggggcaggggctggccgggggaggtgcactctgggggtggggggctggccgGGGGATGCGTGCTGGGGCGGCAGGGGCTGGCCGGGGGAGGTGCactctgggggggcaggggctggccggGGGAGGTGCACTCTGGGGGGGCGGCTGGCCAGGGGGTGCgtgctgggggagcggggggggccgTGGCTGGCCGGGGGATGCgtgctgggggagcgggggggccgTGGCTGGCCGGGGGAGGTGCactctggggggggtggggctggccgggggatgcgtgctgggggggcaggggctggccggGGGAGGTGCactctgggggggcaggggctggccggGGGAGGTGCACTCTGGGGGGGCGGCTGGCCAGGGGGTGCgtgctgggggagcggggggggccgTGGCTGGCCGGGGGAGGTGCactctggggggggtggggctggccggGGGATGCGTGTTGGGGGGTCAGGGGCTGGCCGGGGGAGGTGCACTCTGGGGGGGCGGCTGGCCAGGGGGTGCgtgctgggggagcggggggggccgTGGCTGGCCGGGGGATGCgtgctgggggagcggggggggccgTGGCTGGCCGGGGGAGGTgcactctggggggggggggggctggccgggggatgcgtgctgggggggcaggggctggccggGGGAGGTGCactctgggggggcaggggctggccggGGGAGGTGCACTCTGGGGGGGCGGCTGGCCAGGGGGTGCGTGCTGGCGGAGCGGGGGGGGCCGTGGCTGGCCGGGGGATGCGTGCTGGCGGAGCGGGGGGGGCcgtggctggctgggggatgcgtgctgggggagcggggggggccgTGGCTGGCCGGGGGAGGTGcactctggggggggggtgccccTCCGGCACCCTGCCCTCACCCCGCTCTCCCTTGCAGCAGAAGTACGTGCGCTGCTCGGTGCGGGCCCAGGTGCGTCACCTGCGGAGGGTCCTGTGCCAccgcctggggctggggctgcagcacgTGAGTGAgccgggggggccggggccggcgcTGCCAGCCCAGGCTGGGCCACTCGCAGGAGGCTGGCAGGCCGGGCACCGGGGGCGGGTCTCAGGCCGGGCAccggggggctgggtgggggggggggttgcaggtgcggttggaggggctgggggcgggtcTCAGGCTGGGCAccggggggctgggtgggggggggttgcaggtgcggttggaggggctgggggcgggtcTCAGGCCGGGCAccggggggctgggtggggggttgcaggtgcggttggaggggctgggggcgggtcTCAGGCCGGGCAccggggggctgggtggggggttgcaggtgcggttggaggggctgggggcgggtcTCAGGCCGGGCAccggggggctgggtggggggttgCAGGTGCGGTTGGAGGGGCTGGGGACGGGTCTCAGGCCGggcactggggggctgggggcgggggggttgcagGTGCGGTtggaggggccggggggcgggtCTCAGGCCGGGCActggggtgctgggtggggggttgCAGGTGCGGttggaggggccgggggcgggtCTCAGGCCGGGCAccggggggctgggtggggggttgcaggtgcggttggaggggctgggggcgggtcTCAGGCCGGGCAccggggggctgggtggggggttgcaggtgcggttggaggggctgggggcgggtcTCAGGCTGGGCACCGGGGGGCCGGGGGTGGGTCTCAGGCCGGGCAccggggggctgggtggggggttgcaggtgcggttggaggggctgggggcgggtcTCAGGCCGGGCACcggggtgctgggtggggggttgcaggtgcggttggaggggctgggggcgggtcTCAGGCCGGGCACcggggtgctgggtggggggttgCAGGTGCGGttggaggggccgggggcgggtCTCAGGCTGGGCACCGGGGGCAGTGCCCATCCACCTGGTGATGCAGCGTCTCCGTGGCAGGTGCAGATCCTTTACGGCAGCGAGGTGCTCCCGGATCACATGACCATGAAGCAGCTGTGGCTATCCCGCTGGTTCGGCAAGGTGGGTGCGGGGCCGCGGGCCCTGGCCTGGGCAGGGGGCGTCGGGCCGGGGTACCTGTCGCGCGAGCGCAGCCCGGCAGCCGCACTGGGCAcgttggggggcagggccctcgCTCTCCCCGGCACGCagccggccccagccctggcctggtGCTGCCCGCCAGAGTCCGGCCCGTTGTTTCTCCTGCCGAGTGCCGGGGAGGCTGGGCGCTTCTCCCTCGCTTGAGCTCGCAGGGGGTGCACTGGTGGGGTCTGGCTGCGctgggggggtggcaggggggtgCGCTGGGGGGGCCAGGAGCGGTGGTCCCGCTGGCCGTCCTGCTCTTCTCACGGCCACTCTCTTGCCTTGCAGCCTGCGCCCCTGCTCCTGCATTACAGCGTGAAGGAGAAGAGGAGGTAGGGGGCTGGGCCGAGGGCGCTgccctgcccagagacccccGAACCCTGCAGCCCCCCCTAACTTaaaccctcctgccccagcccgagTCTATTTTTTGAATAAAACAGTTGAAAATCCCTGGCCGGCCGGCACGCGTGGcaccgggggagaggggggcaggggagccgtGCTGGGCAAGCGCCAGGCAGCGCCCATGGGAGGGAACAAACACACACCCCCCTGCCCGCGGCAGTACCCAGCCCTCCCACgcgccggccccggccccccttcccacacagCCGTTCCTGCGCCATGCAGGGGGCCCCGGGTGCCGCGGCCCCACGGTGCCCCCCGTTCCCTTGTAGCGAGGGAGGGAGCCGCGTGGAGACGTTTACCCAGCGCCAGTTGCTCTGTTGCGCTCAATAGATTAATCACCATCACAGCCGCCTCGGGCGTCTCGTCCCCctgccaaccccgccccccggagTGATGGGGAAATAATGGGCCTGGGGCCGtggggctgcccctctgcagcgcAGATAATGAGCCATGATAAAGTCATGGGCCCTGGGATTCCTGGGGGGGGTCTTCCCCCGGCTGGCTTCACCACACTCGGCCAATTCGCCACTCTTGTGGGCACGGTACTGCAGGCAGCTGGGCAGAACGTGGCAGGTCCGGGGCTGCTGGGGGTCGGGGCACTGCCTGCAGGGGGGCGCCCCCTGAATTCCTCTGGCCCCAGGAGGCCTCGGCAGACCTGGCAGTGAGCACAGGGGAGAATGGGCTGTGCCCAGGCTGCTGGGTTAGGGAAAGGCGGAGGGGCACCCTTGCCCATGGGGGCACTGGGGGAGGTGCTGGGCCCTGCTCCCCACGGCAGGTCACGGGCCGGCCCCTGCACCGAGTGGCTTGTTGAGCTGCGGCTGGACCGGCTGGCCAGCAGCAAACACGAGCCAGGCAGCTGGTGTCTCCTATTCCTGGAGACCCAACAGGTGCCCCTGAGCCTGGCCCTGGCCCAGTGCCCAGCCCGCGCCGCCCAGTCCTGAAAAGCAGACCTGGCAGGGAACGCAGCTGGCTTGGCAGCCCTGGGTGCACGGCgggatggggggcagagagcgTGGCCAGGAGTGGGGGGCTGAGCAGAGAGCGCAGCCctgagggggggcaggaggcgcagccccaggcaggcagggagcatggCCCCATCTCCCCCTGACGGTGACTGTCCCGGCCCCGTCCCGGCCCCGTCCCGGCCGTGTTGGTGCTGCCCGGGGcagcggagccctgggctgggcgaTTCCTGGGCAGGCCCCAGGAACCCAAGGTTTCTTGAGATGTCCTGGGGCCTCAGCTTCCCCGCCTGGAGCGGCCGCATGGCAGGGGCGCTCCGTCATGGCGCTCACTGCCTCTTCTCGGGGGGCTACCGATGCCCCCTTGTCCTCCAGGCTGGGGCTTGCCCTGGGGCTACTGCTCCTTGGGGCTGGCTGTCTTGGGCCCTGCCTCTGGCCCGGGGCCGGCTCCCGGGCTGTTTATCCCTCACGTGGCCCGTGGCCCACAGCACCTGGTCCCAGAACTGAGACAGGGCGCTGGGTcctgtcccccccccgcccccccagctcagTCACAGGCCAGCCTCCCGCGGGCGTGGGGCAGGCCCACAGCTGCAGCAGGCCCTGGCCAGGGCCCCTGACGGCTGCACGGGATCCCGGCCGCTCAGCCTTGGACTTGTCCTAAAGGAGCTTCCTCCACCCAGTAGTAGGAACCCCCCTTTCGTGCTGTGGccctgcactcccccccccccccccccaagacacaGGAACCAGTCGGGCGCCCACGTCCCAGGGTTTCCCTGGGAGAACAGGTGGAAACTTTCCCTGCCCCCGCAGTACGAGACCCTCAGCTGTGTCAGGGAAATCTGAtaagggggtgggagagaaatcAGGGattcccccagcctggccccccccagctctgccaccgcccctcaatcctgacctgcggCCCCCgcgatccctgccctgcccccaagctctgctggtgcccctcactcccgacccgcagcccccggttTGCTGGCCGGGCGGCTCTGTGCCCTGTCTGGCTGTGGGGGCAGCCGGTCGTTCATCGCCCCACCGGGGCTGCGTTGGGGAGGGGCTGAGCGGGAGGGGGCTGCCTGTGGCTCTGTGATTTATGCCGCACGGCCTGGCAATTAGCAGCGCATCCCCGTGGCCGATCCTTAACCCCTGAGCTCTGCGCGGCTGGGCTGACCCCGGGCCCGGGAGCCCCTGGGGGGGATCTGGTTACCCCGGCCCTGCCCTTCCCACGCGGGCCTGCGCAGTGCCCAGCCCAGCTGTTGGCCATCCCTCAGGCGGCCGGCAGGCCGGGGGGGCAGCCTAGGGCCGAGCGCTCGCCCGCTGCCAAGTAACTGGTGAAAAGCAGAGCAGAGGGCACAGGGCAAAGCCAGCTGGGACCGCGCGGAGCCAGCCCAGAGACGGGGCTGGGGTCTCCCAGCCCCCCTGAACATGGGTCCTCCCCACccagcctccccacagcccccctgaaCACGGGGACTCCCCATTCC is a window encoding:
- the PCGF1 gene encoding polycomb group RING finger protein 1 isoform X5, with the translated sequence MASPPQGGPMAIAMRLRNQLQAVYKMDPLRNEEEVKVKMKELNEHIVCCLCAGYFIDATTITECLHTFCKSCIVKYLQTSKYCPMCNTKIHETQPLLNLKLDRVMQDVLYKLVPGLQENPVVDTMGLPYSSFDHSRAHYYRFDEHVSLCLERQSSSKEKNKTGLQVRPGRGWLPACADMVPSAGSRGHHEPAWLPRGRWGQHAGGRGPVFPAFSQPSGSRPVRTLAPLSQVLVPQLARAWLSPQLSGSLAGVGLGA